A genomic stretch from Caldicellulosiruptoraceae bacterium PP1 includes:
- the gatC gene encoding Asp-tRNA(Asn)/Glu-tRNA(Gln) amidotransferase subunit GatC — protein MKEVSITNKDVEYVAHLARLTLNENETEKMTQELSAIIDFANKLSELDTDNVEATAHVLDLKNVFRKDVVQDSYDREEILKNAPTHDEACFKVPKIVE, from the coding sequence ATGAAAGAAGTGAGCATTACTAATAAGGATGTTGAATATGTAGCTCATTTAGCAAGGCTTACATTGAATGAAAATGAGACTGAAAAAATGACACAGGAACTTAGTGCTATTATTGATTTTGCAAATAAATTATCAGAATTGGATACTGATAATGTAGAAGCAACTGCACATGTACTTGACTTGAAGAATGTATTTCGAAAAGATGTTGTTCAAGATTCATATGATAGAGAAGAGATTTTAAAAAATGCTCCTACACATGATGAAGCATGTTTTAAGGTTCCCAAAATAGTTGAATAA
- the gatA gene encoding Asp-tRNA(Asn)/Glu-tRNA(Gln) amidotransferase subunit GatA — MVQNLTAHETIDLIKSKKVSCKEVTEAVLNRINSVEDKVKAYITLDSENALKRAEKFDEKISKGEDVGPLYGLPLAIKDNICTKDIKTTCASKILYNFVPPYDATVIKKLKDAGMNIIGKLNMDEFAMGSSTENSAFHTTRNPWNIETVPGGSSGGSAACVAADEAYFTLGSDTGGSIRQPASLCGVVGMKPTYGRVSRFGLIAFASSLDQIGPLTKDVTDCALSMNIICGHDPYDATSAPIATPDFTKALVNDVKGIKIGVPKEYMEKGINDEVRKSVEKALELLESLGATWEEFSIPIVEYALPTYYIIASSEASSNLARYDGVKYGYRTESYDDLLDLYKKTRSEGFGAEVKRRIMLGTYALSAGYYDAYYKKGLKVRTLIKNAFDEAFSKYDVIISPTSPTTAFKIGEKVSNPIEMYMSDICTVPVNIAGLPAISIPSGLDSKGLPIGLQIIGKAFDEETILRVAYTFEQNSNIRNIKPKI, encoded by the coding sequence ATGGTACAAAATCTAACAGCTCACGAAACAATTGATTTGATAAAGTCTAAGAAGGTTTCTTGTAAAGAGGTAACAGAAGCTGTGTTAAATAGAATTAATAGTGTAGAAGATAAGGTAAAAGCCTATATTACTTTAGATTCAGAAAATGCATTAAAAAGAGCTGAAAAATTTGATGAAAAAATTTCAAAAGGTGAAGATGTAGGACCACTATATGGTTTACCTCTTGCAATAAAAGACAATATATGCACAAAAGATATTAAAACAACTTGTGCATCAAAGATTTTATATAATTTTGTTCCACCATATGATGCAACTGTTATCAAAAAATTAAAAGACGCAGGAATGAATATAATTGGGAAGCTAAATATGGATGAATTTGCAATGGGTTCCTCAACTGAAAACTCTGCATTTCATACAACACGAAATCCATGGAACATAGAAACAGTTCCAGGAGGTTCAAGTGGTGGATCTGCAGCATGTGTAGCAGCAGATGAGGCTTATTTTACATTAGGATCAGATACTGGTGGCTCAATAAGACAGCCAGCTTCACTTTGTGGAGTTGTAGGGATGAAACCAACATATGGGAGAGTATCAAGATTTGGTCTTATTGCTTTTGCATCATCACTTGACCAAATTGGACCATTAACTAAAGACGTAACTGATTGTGCTTTATCAATGAATATAATATGTGGGCATGATCCATATGATGCAACATCAGCTCCAATTGCTACTCCAGATTTTACTAAAGCTTTAGTTAACGATGTCAAAGGAATAAAAATAGGTGTTCCTAAGGAATATATGGAAAAAGGTATTAATGATGAAGTTAGAAAATCAGTAGAAAAAGCATTGGAATTATTAGAATCTTTAGGAGCTACATGGGAGGAATTTTCGATACCAATAGTAGAATATGCACTTCCTACTTATTATATTATTGCATCATCAGAGGCAAGTTCAAATCTTGCAAGATATGATGGCGTTAAATATGGATATAGAACAGAATCTTATGATGATTTACTTGATCTATACAAGAAAACAAGAAGTGAAGGATTTGGTGCTGAAGTAAAGAGAAGAATTATGCTAGGCACTTATGCATTATCAGCAGGTTACTATGATGCATACTATAAGAAAGGGCTTAAAGTTAGAACATTAATTAAAAATGCCTTCGATGAAGCTTTTTCAAAATATGATGTTATTATATCTCCTACAAGCCCTACTACTGCATTTAAAATTGGTGAGAAGGTTTCTAATCCAATTGAAATGTATATGTCAGATATTTGCACAGTTCCTGTTAATATAGCTGGGTTACCTGCAATATCAATACCAAGTGGATTGGATAGTAAAGGACTTCCTATTGGACTGCAGATTATTGGTAAGGCTTTCGATGAAGAAACAATATTAAGGGTTGCATATACATTTGAACAAAACAGCAATATTAGAAATATAAAACCAAAGATATAA
- the gatB gene encoding Asp-tRNA(Asn)/Glu-tRNA(Gln) amidotransferase subunit GatB, with product MDYEVIIGLEVHAELATKSKIYCSCTTEFGGEPNTHCCPICTGMPGVLPVLNEKVVEYAVKAGLATNSKISKFSKQDRKNYFYPDLPKAYQISQYDLPLCYDGFIDIQINGNIKRIGIKRIHIEEDAGKLLHDQWDEGSLVDFNRCGVPLIEIVTEPDIRSSEEAKAFLEKLKAILQYTEVSDCKMQEGSLRVDVNLSVRPKGSDKFGTRTEMKNLNSFRSVVRAIEYEAKRQIEVIENGGTIYQETRRWDDAKGISLSMRSKEEAHDYRYFPEPDLPPIVLDDEYIDNIKKSIPELPEQKKDRYVNEYGLPEYDASLITSSKWLANYFEETIKYTNNIKSASNWLMGEIMRILNEKGIEFDDIYTIKIKPNQLAKIIELVDKKTISNTIAKQVFEEVFNTGKDPEEIVKEKGLVQISDKGIIVDAVKKAIAENPNSVSDYKNGKDKALGFLVGQVMKLTKGKANPQLVNEILKEELSKI from the coding sequence ATGGATTATGAAGTTATAATAGGACTTGAAGTACATGCTGAACTTGCAACAAAATCGAAAATTTACTGTTCTTGCACAACAGAATTTGGTGGAGAACCTAATACTCATTGCTGTCCAATATGTACAGGTATGCCTGGTGTTCTACCAGTTTTAAATGAAAAGGTTGTTGAATATGCTGTTAAGGCTGGTTTAGCTACAAATAGCAAGATAAGTAAATTTAGTAAACAGGATAGGAAAAATTATTTTTATCCCGATTTGCCAAAAGCATATCAAATATCCCAATATGATTTACCTCTTTGTTATGATGGGTTTATTGATATACAAATTAATGGGAATATAAAAAGAATAGGGATAAAAAGAATTCATATAGAAGAAGATGCAGGGAAACTATTACATGATCAATGGGATGAAGGATCACTTGTTGACTTTAATAGATGTGGCGTTCCATTGATCGAGATTGTTACTGAACCTGATATTAGATCAAGTGAAGAAGCAAAGGCCTTTTTAGAAAAGTTAAAAGCAATTCTTCAATATACAGAGGTTTCAGATTGTAAAATGCAAGAAGGTTCATTACGTGTTGACGTTAATCTATCAGTAAGACCAAAAGGCAGTGATAAGTTTGGAACAAGAACTGAAATGAAAAACTTAAATTCTTTTAGATCTGTTGTTAGAGCTATTGAATATGAAGCTAAAAGACAAATAGAGGTAATTGAAAATGGTGGAACAATATATCAAGAAACTAGACGATGGGATGATGCAAAAGGCATAAGCCTTTCTATGAGATCAAAGGAAGAAGCTCATGATTATAGATACTTTCCAGAGCCTGATTTGCCTCCAATTGTATTAGATGATGAATATATTGATAATATTAAAAAAAGTATTCCTGAGCTACCTGAACAAAAGAAGGATAGATATGTTAATGAGTATGGTCTACCAGAATATGATGCAAGCCTTATTACTTCATCAAAGTGGTTAGCAAATTATTTTGAAGAAACCATCAAATATACAAACAATATAAAGTCAGCTAGCAATTGGCTTATGGGAGAAATAATGAGAATACTTAATGAAAAAGGCATTGAATTTGACGATATTTACACAATAAAAATAAAGCCAAATCAGTTAGCTAAAATTATTGAATTAGTTGATAAAAAGACAATAAGTAATACAATTGCAAAGCAAGTATTTGAGGAAGTATTTAATACTGGTAAGGATCCTGAGGAAATTGTTAAAGAAAAGGGCTTAGTTCAAATAAGTGACAAAGGCATTATTGTTGATGCTGTAAAAAAGGCTATTGCTGAAAATCCAAATTCTGTTAGCGATTATAAGAATGGGAAAGATAAAGCTTTAGGATTTTTGGTTGGGCAAGTTATGAAACTAACAAAAGGAAAAGCAAATCCGCAACTAGTAAATGAAATTTTAAAAGAAGAATTATCAAAAATATAA
- the yfmF gene encoding EF-P 5-aminopentanol modification-associated protein YfmF encodes MLIERYGNNKVMIINDQRFKINRIGIAFIDKLEKFNNTLNALFPMVLIRGNNKYKDLKEINKFCEMMYGASLSVDVSKKGDLQIINFSLSLINDNYSPEPLINKAIEFLYDIIYGPINFGGGFNSQNIEQEKNNLKLMIESRINDKVEYAIDRCIEIMFEGDNFALFEKGDINDLENINKEILYNHYVNIVMKKPFYIYAFGDYNRDNLNDIINRYFDLSSNREVIQNNFDFTNALIDTKYIKEEMEVNQGKLSIGIRTNIDTRSDEYYKLILLNGILGTSPKSKLFENVREKASLCYYAFSRLDKFKPMMIISSGIEVVNYDKALSLIIEQIEDIKKGNITKEEYESTINYFYTMYKSVYDSPRDLVNFYFNQSLIDRIYEPFEIFEFIRKHLIEDIVTISNKLVIDTVYFLKNREV; translated from the coding sequence ATGTTAATAGAAAGATATGGAAATAATAAGGTTATGATTATTAATGATCAAAGGTTTAAAATAAATAGAATTGGAATAGCTTTTATAGATAAATTGGAAAAATTCAATAACACTTTGAATGCTTTGTTTCCAATGGTGTTAATTAGGGGAAACAACAAATATAAAGATTTAAAAGAAATTAATAAATTCTGCGAAATGATGTACGGTGCAAGTCTTTCAGTTGATGTATCAAAAAAAGGGGATTTACAGATAATTAATTTTTCCCTAAGTTTAATAAATGATAATTATTCACCAGAACCTCTTATTAATAAAGCTATTGAATTTTTATATGATATTATCTATGGACCAATTAATTTTGGTGGTGGATTTAATTCTCAAAATATTGAACAAGAAAAAAATAATTTAAAATTGATGATTGAAAGCAGAATAAACGATAAAGTTGAATATGCTATTGATAGATGTATAGAGATTATGTTTGAAGGGGATAACTTTGCTTTATTTGAAAAAGGAGATATTAATGATTTAGAAAATATAAATAAAGAAATTCTTTATAATCATTATGTAAATATAGTGATGAAAAAGCCTTTTTATATATATGCATTTGGTGACTATAATAGAGATAATCTAAATGATATTATTAATAGATATTTCGATTTAAGTAGCAATAGAGAAGTTATCCAAAATAACTTTGATTTTACAAATGCGTTGATAGATACTAAGTATATTAAAGAAGAAATGGAAGTAAATCAAGGGAAGCTTAGCATTGGTATCAGAACTAACATAGATACTCGCTCAGATGAATACTATAAATTGATTTTATTAAATGGTATATTGGGAACTTCTCCAAAATCAAAATTGTTTGAAAATGTAAGAGAAAAAGCATCACTATGCTATTATGCTTTTTCTCGTTTGGATAAATTTAAGCCTATGATGATAATAAGCTCTGGTATAGAAGTTGTTAACTATGATAAAGCATTAAGCTTAATTATTGAGCAAATAGAAGATATCAAAAAAGGAAATATAACAAAAGAAGAATATGAAAGTACAATAAATTACTTTTACACAATGTACAAATCAGTTTATGACAGCCCAAGAGATTTAGTAAACTTTTATTTTAATCAATCACTTATTGATAGAATATATGAACCTTTTGAAATATTTGAATTTATTAGAAAACATTTAATTGAGGATATTGTTACTATTTCAAATAAGTTAGTTATTGATACAGTATATTTTCTAAAAAATAGAGAGGTGTAA
- the yfmH gene encoding EF-P 5-aminopentanol modification-associated protein YfmH — protein MERIYDNYLKEEIYIQNYPSGLKAFVIKKPNFSKVFAGYCTHYGSVDSKFIHPETKQLIEVPDGIAHFLEHKLFEEQQGSVFDRFSKFGGMANAFTSFKSTVYYFLASNNFNENFDILLDFVQNPYFTDQNVEKEKGIIAQEIRMYQDDPGWRVYFNLLQALYVKHPVKIDIAGTIESINKITKEDLYTCYNTFYHPSNMIILVCGDVNEKEVFEKIEKSQKITKYQSLIERVLPDEPNYINEKNIEINLSVSSPLFYIGFKDNLNELTPKETINKELTMHILNELLFGKSTKLYNDLYEQGLINQNFAFDYNCENDYSFVIVGGESINPKKTYDVIIDYISKYKQHGINEDDFERSKRVVVGSILRKFDNIEKISVEFINSYFKCVNLFDYAKEIENIKIEDCMKRLNEVYSYNNSAISIINPV, from the coding sequence ATGGAAAGAATATATGATAATTACTTAAAAGAAGAAATATATATACAAAATTATCCTTCTGGCTTAAAGGCGTTTGTTATTAAAAAACCAAATTTCAGCAAAGTTTTTGCAGGCTATTGCACTCATTATGGTTCAGTTGATAGTAAGTTTATACATCCTGAAACCAAACAACTCATTGAGGTTCCTGATGGAATTGCACATTTTTTAGAACATAAGCTTTTTGAAGAACAACAAGGAAGTGTTTTTGATAGATTTTCAAAGTTTGGTGGAATGGCTAATGCTTTTACAAGTTTTAAATCAACTGTTTATTATTTTTTAGCTTCGAATAATTTTAATGAAAACTTTGATATTTTATTGGATTTTGTTCAAAATCCATATTTTACTGACCAAAATGTAGAAAAAGAAAAAGGTATTATTGCTCAGGAAATTAGAATGTATCAAGATGATCCAGGTTGGAGGGTATATTTCAATTTACTTCAAGCATTATATGTTAAACATCCTGTTAAAATTGATATTGCAGGTACTATTGAAAGTATAAATAAGATAACAAAAGAAGATTTATATACATGCTATAACACATTTTATCATCCTAGTAATATGATTATTTTAGTATGTGGTGATGTAAATGAAAAGGAGGTATTTGAAAAAATAGAGAAATCACAAAAAATAACAAAATATCAAAGTCTAATTGAAAGAGTATTACCAGATGAACCAAATTATATTAATGAAAAAAACATTGAGATAAATTTATCTGTTTCTTCACCATTATTTTATATTGGATTTAAAGATAACTTAAATGAGCTAACACCTAAAGAAACAATTAACAAGGAACTTACCATGCATATATTAAACGAGTTATTATTTGGTAAATCAACAAAGCTATATAATGATCTTTATGAACAAGGATTAATAAATCAAAATTTTGCTTTTGATTATAACTGTGAAAATGATTATTCTTTTGTAATTGTAGGTGGAGAATCAATAAATCCCAAGAAAACATACGATGTAATTATTGACTATATTAGTAAATATAAACAGCATGGAATAAACGAGGATGATTTCGAAAGATCAAAAAGAGTTGTTGTTGGAAGTATATTGAGAAAATTTGATAATATAGAGAAGATTTCAGTAGAATTCATCAATAGTTATTTTAAATGCGTAAATTTATTTGATTATGCAAAAGAAATTGAAAATATTAAAATTGAAGATTGTATGAAGAGGTTAAATGAAGTATACTCATATAATAATAGTGCTATTTCAATAATAAACCCAGTATAA
- the lgt gene encoding prolipoprotein diacylglyceryl transferase: protein MYENIITFPGLGLKFEINPIAFSIFGIEIRWYGVIISIAFLLGFLLALYNAKKQDFNIEYIYDVVLISTPFAIIFARLYYVVFNFDFYKGNIKEILSIRHGGLAIYGGIIGSLISAFIYSKIKKISLLKLLDICAPSLILGQAIGRWGNFINQEAYGTQTDLPWRMGVYDINLNKRIEVHPTFLYESVWNFIVFIILFLFFNKKRRFDGQIFLYYIILYALGRFFIEGLRTDSLMIGNYRISQVVSIILFILGIVLLIYKNYRHDSIK, encoded by the coding sequence ATGTATGAAAATATTATTACCTTTCCAGGTTTAGGACTAAAATTTGAAATAAATCCTATTGCCTTTAGTATTTTTGGTATAGAAATAAGATGGTATGGTGTTATTATAAGTATTGCTTTTTTGTTAGGATTTCTACTTGCATTATATAATGCTAAAAAACAAGATTTTAATATTGAGTATATTTATGATGTTGTTTTAATTTCTACACCATTTGCCATTATATTTGCAAGGCTATATTATGTTGTTTTTAATTTTGATTTTTATAAAGGTAATATAAAAGAGATACTTTCAATAAGACATGGCGGTTTGGCAATTTACGGTGGAATTATTGGATCTTTAATCTCTGCATTTATATATTCAAAAATAAAGAAGATATCGCTTTTAAAGTTACTTGATATATGTGCCCCATCATTGATTTTAGGGCAAGCAATTGGTAGATGGGGGAATTTTATCAATCAGGAGGCTTATGGTACACAAACAGATTTACCATGGCGAATGGGAGTTTATGATATAAATTTAAATAAAAGGATTGAAGTTCATCCAACCTTTCTATATGAATCAGTGTGGAATTTTATTGTATTTATTATTTTATTCTTATTTTTTAATAAAAAAAGAAGATTTGATGGACAGATATTTTTATATTATATAATACTGTATGCTTTAGGTAGATTCTTTATAGAAGGATTAAGGACAGATAGTTTGATGATTGGTAATTATCGAATATCACAAGTAGTATCAATTATTTTATTTATCTTAGGTATTGTTTTATTAATTTACAAAAATTATCGACACGATTCGATAAAATAA
- a CDS encoding aspartyl-phosphate phosphatase Spo0E family protein encodes MIVERITKLREKLDQLINESGDYESIYRVSIELDKLILDYYKEKNEALIKESNGNIRKMNCSY; translated from the coding sequence ATGATTGTCGAACGTATTACAAAACTCAGAGAAAAATTAGACCAGTTGATAAATGAAAGCGGGGATTATGAGTCTATATATCGTGTTAGTATTGAATTAGATAAACTTATCTTAGACTATTATAAAGAAAAAAATGAAGCATTAATTAAAGAAAGTAATGGTAACATACGAAAAATGAACTGTAGCTATTAA
- the mraZ gene encoding division/cell wall cluster transcriptional repressor MraZ, producing the protein MLIGEYKHTIDTKGRLILPSKFREELNERFIITKGLDNCLFGYSLQEWTILEEKLKKLPLTNKDARAFLRFFFSGASDVEVDKQGRILIPQNLREYANIEKDVFVIGVMTRIEIWSESNWQKYNSQENLSVDMIAEKMQELGI; encoded by the coding sequence ATGTTAATTGGTGAATACAAACATACCATAGATACTAAAGGAAGATTAATACTTCCCTCAAAATTTCGTGAGGAATTAAACGAAAGATTTATAATTACTAAGGGTTTAGATAACTGTTTATTTGGTTATTCACTTCAAGAATGGACAATATTAGAAGAAAAACTTAAAAAGCTACCTCTTACAAATAAAGATGCAAGAGCATTCTTGAGATTTTTTTTCTCAGGAGCAAGTGACGTCGAAGTGGACAAGCAGGGTAGAATTTTAATTCCACAAAATCTAAGAGAATACGCCAATATTGAAAAGGATGTATTTGTAATTGGTGTTATGACAAGAATAGAAATATGGAGTGAAAGCAACTGGCAAAAATATAATAGCCAAGAAAATTTAAGTGTTGATATGATTGCTGAAAAAATGCAAGAATTAGGAATATAG
- the rsmH gene encoding 16S rRNA (cytosine(1402)-N(4))-methyltransferase RsmH: MMSHIPVLLNESISYLITKKDGIYIDATFGYGGHSKKILESISPNGLLIAIDRDINAINEGKKNFANIDNFKLYHSNFSQINEILKNLNISKVDGILFDFGVSSMQIDNPERGFSYNSDAFLDMRMDQTQKLSAYDVINTYSEEQLCFIIKEYGEERFAKKIARKIVETRTKNEIKTCGQLNEIVNSVVPKPRDGSNPARRTFQAIRIEVNDELGEIKEALNKAIDILNSGGRICAISFHSLEDRIVKEFFRFESLSCICPKDIPVCVCNKTKTLDIITKKPITPSQEELQINKRSHSAKLRVAQKI; encoded by the coding sequence ATAATGAGCCATATACCAGTTTTATTAAATGAGTCTATTAGTTATTTAATAACTAAAAAAGATGGTATTTATATTGATGCAACTTTTGGATATGGAGGGCATTCAAAAAAAATTCTTGAAAGTATTTCTCCTAATGGATTATTAATTGCTATTGATCGCGATATTAATGCTATAAATGAAGGGAAAAAGAATTTTGCCAATATAGATAATTTTAAGCTATATCATTCAAATTTTTCTCAAATTAATGAGATTTTAAAAAATCTTAATATTTCTAAAGTAGATGGAATTTTATTCGATTTTGGAGTTTCTTCAATGCAAATCGATAATCCAGAAAGAGGCTTTTCATATAATAGTGATGCGTTTTTGGATATGAGAATGGATCAAACACAAAAATTATCTGCGTATGATGTTATTAATACTTATTCGGAAGAACAACTTTGTTTTATTATCAAAGAATATGGTGAAGAAAGATTTGCAAAAAAAATAGCAAGAAAAATAGTAGAAACTAGGACAAAAAATGAGATAAAAACTTGTGGCCAATTAAATGAAATTGTAAATAGCGTTGTTCCAAAACCAAGAGATGGATCAAATCCTGCAAGAAGAACTTTCCAAGCTATAAGAATTGAAGTTAATGATGAGCTTGGAGAAATAAAAGAAGCACTTAATAAAGCTATTGATATTTTAAATAGTGGTGGTCGTATTTGTGCAATTTCATTTCATTCACTTGAGGATAGGATTGTCAAGGAATTTTTTAGATTTGAATCTCTAAGTTGTATTTGTCCTAAAGATATACCAGTATGTGTTTGTAATAAGACAAAGACATTAGATATTATCACAAAAAAGCCAATAACTCCATCACAAGAAGAGTTGCAGATTAACAAAAGGAGTCATAGTGCCAAATTAAGAGTAGCCCAAAAGATATAG
- a CDS encoding septation ring formation regulator EzrA, with protein MYKSNVLYNDPFEYQIEERQNKLEEVNKKNQIRKELKNVKNRSRKEYIKRIIIISILGSLIFLMIAGFVQITFERDRLYSLQKELKEQIDINKELKIKINTSVNLIDIEKIAKEKYNMNDIIDSQVIYVSINNKNNNSSTIAKDQKAEYDNNIVTSIINFIKKVF; from the coding sequence ATGTACAAATCAAATGTTTTATATAATGACCCATTTGAATATCAAATAGAAGAACGACAAAATAAGTTAGAAGAAGTTAATAAGAAGAATCAGATACGAAAAGAATTAAAAAATGTTAAAAATAGATCTAGAAAGGAATATATAAAAAGAATAATAATTATTTCTATATTGGGTTCACTGATTTTTTTAATGATTGCAGGCTTTGTTCAAATAACCTTTGAAAGAGATAGACTTTATTCATTGCAGAAAGAGCTAAAAGAACAAATAGATATAAACAAAGAATTAAAGATAAAAATAAATACCTCTGTTAACTTAATAGATATAGAAAAAATAGCAAAAGAAAAATATAATATGAACGATATAATAGATTCACAAGTTATATATGTTTCAATTAATAATAAAAATAATAATTCGAGTACCATTGCTAAAGATCAAAAAGCAGAGTATGATAATAATATTGTGACTTCAATAATAAACTTTATTAAGAAGGTCTTTTAA